From a single Brassica napus cultivar Da-Ae chromosome C9, Da-Ae, whole genome shotgun sequence genomic region:
- the LOC106374613 gene encoding E3 ubiquitin-protein ligase RHA1B has translation MSFFIEDSGLIVTQLLYQMAVLITLLRWIFTWILRYRSRSTSSSSSSTPPISSQTIKESLAVTTFRDAADRSPELISDTCAVCLGDLEDGDEVRELRNCSHVFHRECIDRWLDYECCGGDDNDGEEDNHRTCPLCRTPLLAANTSSCTDWPVKNEPSWAVERLLYLFGDDLLV, from the coding sequence ATGAGCTTCTTCATCGAAGATTCTGGTCTCATCGTCACACAACTTCTCTACCAAATGGCGGTCTTAATCACCCTCTTGAGATGGATCTTTACTTGGATCTTACGCTACCGATCCAGATctacctcctcctcttcttcatctacTCCTCCGATCTCGTCACAAACCATCAAAGAGAGCCTCGCCGTGACGACGTTCCGTGACGCCGCGGATCGGTCTCCGGAACTGATCAGCGACACTTGCGCGGTGTGTCTTGGAGATCTGGAAGACGGAGACGAGGTGAGAGAGCTCAGAAACTGTAGCCACGTGTTCCACCGAGAGTGTATCGACAGGTGGCTGGACTACGAGTGCTGCGGCGGAGATGATAACGACGGCGAGGAAGATAACCACCGCACGTGTCCTCTTTGTAGAACTCCGCTTCTTGCTGCTAATACGTCGTCGTGTACGGATTGGCCGGTTAAGAACGAACCTAGCTGGGCCGTTGAGCGGCTTCTCTACCTCTTCGGAGATGATCTTCTTGTctga
- the LOC106373425 gene encoding uncharacterized protein LOC106373425, protein MSLWDEAASAFRGLLKAGDKSQSVMLVTTVNPKLFGGNLYLNSTQGTRFFFDTSISEIAEFVSSIGSTPPEDYTCVDTLEGVKKKELVSIGDLNTFISNSNEQTQEADFLCKAQIVGVIQKNGWFFVSCTGCHKKLEKRGTSLDCSRCATSDVTGVVRFRVELAVDDGKDSATFVVFDKEMN, encoded by the exons ATGTCTTTATGGGATGAGGCTGCATCAGCTTTTAGGGGTCTCTTGAAAGCTGGGGATAAATCACAGTCCGTGATGCTGGTGACCACAGttaatcctaaactctttggAG GGAATCTGTATCTCAATTCCACACAAGGGACTAGGTTCTTCTTTGACACCAGTATCTCTGAAATAGCAGAGTTTGTTAGCAG CATTGGATCTACACCACCTGAAGATTATACATGTGTCGACACGCTTGAAGGAGTCAAGAAGAAGGAGCTTGTGTCAATAGGGGATCTCAACACATTCATCTCGAACTCTAACGAACAG ACCCAAGAAGCTGATTTCCTCTGCAAAGCCCAGATTGTTGGTGTCATTCAGAAAAATGGGTGGTTCTTTGTGTCTTGCACTGGTTGCCacaaaaaattggaaaaacgTGGGACGTCATTGGACTGCAGCAGATGTGCAACTTCTGACGTGACTGGTGTTGTTAG GTTCCGCGTTGAGCTTGCTGTTGATGATGGCAAAGATAGCGCAACGTTTGTTGTCTTCGATAAGGAGATGAACTAG
- the LOC106376408 gene encoding protein TIFY 3B-like → MTMVKVEEEPRASVEGGCGVGGEEIGGNGTVHGSTAGSVAGEGAEKEIHEARSLEVPSSEPEASTIRPNQLTIFFGGKVRVFDGIPADKIQEIIRIAAAAAKSIETKNSTNTSPVASPALNRAPSLSSTSNEASPATQSFPIHPISFCRSAADLPIARRHSLQRFLEKRRDRLVSKNPYPASDKKTDVPRDSASIEEYPTA, encoded by the exons ATGACCATGGTTAAAGTTGAAGAGGAGCCACGAGCTTCCGTCGAAGGTGGATGCGGTGTTGGCGGCGAGGAGATCGGCGGTAACGGCACCGTGCATGGTTCCACCGCCGGATCTGTCGCCGGAGAAGGTGCTGAGAAAGAAATTCACGAAGCTAG GTCCTTGGAAGTGCCTTCCTCTGAGCCAGAAGCTTCAACGATTCGTCCTAATCAGCTTACTATCTTCTTTGGTGGGAAAGTTCGTGTCTTTGATGGAATTCCAGCGGACAAG ATTCAAGAAATCATCCGtattgctgctgctgctgctaaaTCCATAGAGACAAAGAACTCTACGAACACCAGTCCTGTCGCTTCTCCAGCACTGAACAGAGCTCCTTCTCTCTCAAGCACCTCCAATGAAGCTTCCCCAGCTACTCAGTCATTCCCCATTCACCCTATTTCATTTTGCAGATCTGCTGCTG ATCTACCAATTGCAAGGAGGCATTCGCTTCAACGATTCCTTGAGAAGAGACGTGACAG aTTGGTCAGCAAGAACCCTTACCCAGCTTCAGACAAGAAGACAGATGTCCCAAGAGACAGTGCTTCTATCGAGGAGTATCCGACTGCTTAG
- the LOC106376407 gene encoding T-complex protein 1 subunit beta — protein MPIDKIFKDDASEEKGERARMASFIGAMAVADLVKSTLGPKGMDKILQSTGRGHSVTVTNDGATILKSLHIDNPAAKVLVDISKVQDDEVGDGTTSVVVLAGELLREAEKLVTAKIHPMTIIAGYRMAAECARDALLKRVIDNKENAEKFRSDLMKIAMTTLCSKILSQDKEHFAEMAVDAVFRLKGSTNLEAIQIIKKPGGSLRDSFLDEGFILDKKIGIGQPKRIENAKILVANTAMDTDKVKIYGARVRVDSMTKVAEIEGAEKEKMKDKVNKILAHGINCFVNRQLIYNFPEELFADAGVLAIEHADFEGIERLGLVTGGEIASTFDNPESVKLGHCKLIEEIMIGEDKLIHFSGVEMGQACSIVLRGASHHVLDEAERSLHDALCVLSQTVNDSRVLLGGGWPEMVMAKEVDELARKTAGKKSHAIEAFSRALVAIPTTIADNAGLDSAELVAQLRAEHHNEGCNAGIDVISGAVGDMEERGIYEAFKVKQAVLLSATEAAEMILRVDEIITCSPRRREDRM, from the exons ATGCCG ATCGACAAGATCTTCAAAGATGACGCTAGTGAGGAGAAAGGAGAACGTGCTAGGATG gCATCGTTTATTGGGGCGATGGCTGTTGCTGATCTTGTTAAGTCTACCTTAGGTCCTAAGGGAATG GATAAAATCTTGCAATCTACTGGTAGAGGTCACTCGGTCACTGTCACTAACGATGGTGCGACTATTCTCAAGTCACTTCACATTGACAACCCCGCTGCTAAAGTTCTTGTTG ACATCTCGAAAGTTCAAGATGATGAGGTTGGTGATGGGACTACTTCTGTTGTTGTTTTGGCTGGGGAGCTTCTTAGGGAAGCTGAAAAGCTTGTTACGGCTAAGATTCACCCCATGACGATCATAGCAG GTTACAGAATGGCTGCCGAATGTGCTCGTGATGCTTTACTGAAAAGAGTAATTGATAATAAGGAGAACGCAG AGAAGTTCAGGTCAGATTTGATGAAGATTGCAATGACTACGTTATGCTCTAAAATTCTCTCGCAAGACAAGGAACACTTTGCAGAAATGGCCGTGGATGCTGTTTTCAGGCTAAAG GGAAGCACAAACTTGGAAGCTATTCAAATCATCAAAAAACCAGGAGGTTCCTTGAGGGATTCCTTTTTGGATGAAGG ATTTATTCTTGACAAGAAGATCGGAATCGGGCAGCCAAAGCGCATAGAGAATGCAAAGATCTTGGTAGCGAACACTGCAATGGACACAGACAAAGTGAAAATATACGGTGCACGTGTCCGCGTTGATTCCATGACCAAGGTTGCCGAGATTGAAGGGGCTGAGAAGGAAAAGATGAAAGACAAGGTGAACAAGATCCTAGCCCACGGTATCAACTGCTTTGTTAACAGGCAGTTGATCTACAATTTCCCAGAGGAGCTCTTCGCAGATGCTGGTGTACTTGCTATAGAGCATGCCGATTTTGAAGGAATAGAGCGTCTTGGTTTGGTTACAGGCGGAGAAATCGCTTCCACTTTTGACAACCCAGAGTCTGTTAAGCTTGGGCATTGCAAGCTCATCGAAGAGATTATGATTGGTGAAGACAAGTTGATCCATTTCTCTGGTGTTGAGATGGGCCAGGCGTGTTCAATTGTCCTAAGGGGTGCTAG TCACCATGTTTTAGACGAGGCTGAAAGATCGCTCCATGATGCCTTGTGTGTACTCTCGCAAACAGTGAATGACAGCAGAGTGTTGCTCGGAGGTGGATGGCCAGAGATGGTGATGGCAAAGGAAGTAGACGAACTTGCAAGGAAAACTGCTGGCAAAAAATCGCATGCCATTGAAGCTTTCTCACGGGCTCTAGTGGCTATACCGACGACAATCGCTGACAATGCTGGTTTAGACAGTGCAGAATTGGTGGCTCAGCTTCGTGCAGAGCACCACAACGAAGGGTGTAACGCTGGAATCGATGTCATCTCTGGAGCT GTAGGGGATATGGAGGAGAGAGGAATCTATGAAGCATTTAAAGTGAAGCAGGCCGTTCTGCTTTCTGCGACAGAAGCAGCTGAGATGATACTGCGAGTGGATGAGATAATTACATGTTCTCCTAGGAGGAGAGAAGACAGGATGTGA